A region of the Methylosinus sp. H3A genome:
TGCAGCGCATGGGCGCGCGCCGCGAATGTTGCCGCCTCTTCCTGGAGCGCGCTGGCGGAAAGCGACGCCCCCAGCACGATGAGCGCGCAGAGCGCGACATAAGCGCCGATCCCGCCGCCGACGAAAAGCCGCATGCGCCGACGCTGCGCCGCGTCGCTCTGCGTCGCCCCCTTCGCCCAGAAAACGATGGGCTCGTGGAACCCGTCCGCGACGCCGACGACGCGATCGACCGAAAGCCCCATTTCGGCGAGCGCGGCGCGGGTGGCGTCGATATCGGCTTTGCGCGCGATCAGCACCCGCGCCGTCACACGTCCGGCCTCCGCCGGCGTCGCTTTATGGCCATGCAATATCTGGCCGGCGGGCCAGGGCGAGAGACGATCGAGCTGATTGGCGACGACGCCGGCCAAAAACTCGCGAGCTTGCGCCGGCGCCACCAAAGTGCGCATGACGGTCATCTCGCGCGGCCATTCGAGCAGGACGAAGCCGCCGCGCGCACGTTGCGAGATCTCCTCCGGCAAAGTCGCGCCGATCGGGGCGGCGGCGAGGGGCGGCGCATCGGGATCGGCGCCCGAACGAAGCAGAATTCGATCGCCCGAGCGTGTGACGCGCAACACGTTTCGGTTGCGCCGTACGTCCGCGATAAGCAGGAGGAGGCCGAGAGAATGTCCAGCCAGCGGAGAAGAAGGTCGAAATTCGGCACTTCAGCGTGTCTCCGAAAAGCCGCCGGCATAGGCCGAAGCCCGGGGCGATTGGCGAAAGGCGAGAATTCGGTACGGCTCGCTGTCTTTCGGCAGCGTGACGATGATCGCCTCGGCCTCGGAGGCGAAACCGTCGGCGAGCGCGACCGCGATCTCGAGCCTCGCGACGCTGTGATCGGCGGGTTTCGCATAACGCACAGCGGGACCGAGAATTCCCTCGTAATCTGGCGCCTGGAGCGACCGCTCCGCGCGCGCGGTCAGCAGGCGCTCGATGCGCGCCTCCGTGATTTGCGGCAGCAGCCGGAGCGTTTCCGCCGGCGCTGTCGCGGCGTTCACCGTCGCCTCGCCGAAGACGGTGACATAAGGCGCGACGAGACGCGCATATTCGGCCTGAACGCCGGGAATCTGCGCTAATTGGTCGACATTGGTGAAGATCTGGTCGAAATGGCGTCTTTCGGACGATTCGGGCTTTTGCGCCGCCTTTGGAGCGGTCGCTTCGGCCGGCTCGCGCCGGCGCGAGATCGCCAGCGCGCGGCCTCTGCGTCCGGCGCGCCGAGGCCGGCGAGCAGAGAAGCGAGCGTCTCGACCGGCGCCTTGTTGATGTCGATGCGGCCGAGCTCGTCGCTGATCCGCACGCGTCCCTCGCCGTTCCGCAGGGAAAAACGCGTCTCGATCGGAAGCAGCGGCCGTCCGCGATATTTGATCAGCAGATCGGCGCCCGCCTCTATGCCAGCGGCGATCAGCGCCTCGGCCTGGATGCGGTCGCGATCGACCGCCAGCAGTCCCGCAAAAGCTGCGCAGGCTCGCCGAGGCCGCCATGGCGAGCGCCGAGAGCAGCGTGATCGTCCACAAGACGGCGACGAGGACGACGCCCCGACGCGAGCGGATGCTCCGGGGGGGCTTCATGTCGGCGCCCGCCGCGGCGCCGGCGACTGCGGCGCTTTCTTTGCCGCCGGAAGGCATTGCGCTTTGGCGCTCGCGCAGTCGGCCGGAGCGTCGGCGCGCAGCAGGAACTCCGCTCCCGGCGACAGGCTCGCGCCCGTCTCCGGGTCGCGCAGATCGAGGCGAAAGAGGCGCGGCAGCTCGCTCTCGCCGCGCCAAATTTCCCTCCAGCTCGCAACGTCCTTCTCGACCCGCGCATAGGCGAAGGAGATGTCGAAGCGCCCCTCGAGCAGC
Encoded here:
- a CDS encoding PilN domain-containing protein, with the translated sequence MLRVTRSGDRILLRSGADPDAPPLAAAPIGATLPEEISQRARGGFVLLEWPREMTVMRTLVAPAQAREFLAGVVANQLDRLSPWPAGQILHGHKATPAEAGRVTARVLIARKADIDATRAALAEMGLSVDRVVGVADGFHEPIVFWAKGATQSDAAQRRRMRLFVGGGIGAYVALCALIVLGASLSASALQEEAATFAARAHALQKRADAAKNPAVVAALQPPERAWIWKEASTPAVALIDALTRAIPDSAFLESFGLEGGKLRISGLAEDAPPLIDALEKTGRFFDAHFSAPTTRASDGRLFRFGIEAQLAAATKKGK